The following proteins are encoded in a genomic region of Brachypodium distachyon strain Bd21 chromosome 1, Brachypodium_distachyon_v3.0, whole genome shotgun sequence:
- the LOC104582433 gene encoding uncharacterized protein LOC104582433 has product MEPDVIFLTPLAAAASSTTTGPERGALEQLERDASRSRAGRRNSFFLYCTTVSTANSASPPLPQSPRRQIVRAVRVEWATGEAGNDGGLEAAHPTVQDEEPRHPPAAAPPASISLSPAKSFPASLVRRSTSRRSASQRRKGGSRQFLCPNEVTSLLGLYSPPAAADATHGLIGGCLQLRRNQRISFAGVLPLGWFSIGRRKCFGFVDMLGGTCSLSGVDVEKHRLAACRTMLQKFSWRSRTRLFVADGSILGSTEDSIGIEDYVSIFSEWTSNKRWKDSQKSKGEHSWFISSTINFST; this is encoded by the exons ATGGAACCTGACGTAATTTTCCTGACCCCGCTT gcggcggcggcttcgtcgacgacgacggggcCTGAGCGAGGAGCACTGGAGCAGCTCGAGCGGGATGCGAGCCGGAGCAGAGCCGGTCGACGtaattccttttttctttactGTACGACGGTTTCTACAGCTAATAGTGCAAGCCCACCTCTTCCCCAAAGCCCACGTCGTCAAATCGTGCGTGCGGTTCGGGTGGAGTGGGCGACCGGCGAGGCTGGCAACGACGGCGGCCTCGAGGCGGCGCACCCGACCGTCCAGGACGAGGAGCCCCGACATCCACCGGCGGCTGCACCGCCTGCCTCTATCTCCCTCTCTCCGGCGAAGAGCTTCCCGGCGTCTCTCGTCCGGCGAAGCACGTCCCGGCGAAGCGCATCCCAGCGACGCAAAGGCGGATCCCGTCAATTTCTTTGTCCAAACGAGGTCACCTCCTTGCTGGGCCTGTActcgccgcctgccgccgcagACGCCACCCA CGGCCTCATCGGTGGTTGTCTTCAGCTGCGGAGGAACCAACGCATTAGCTTCGCCGGTGTGCTTCCTCTCGGTTGGTTCAGCATTGGGCGTCGGAAGTGCTTTGGATTCGTTG ATATGCTTGGTGGCACTTGTTCTCTGAGTGGTGTTGATGTTGAAAAGCACCGTCTTGCAGCCTGCCGTACGATGTTGCAGAAGTTCTCTTGGAGATCTCGTACTAGACTCTTTGTTGCTGATGGCTCCATTTTAGGGAGCACAGAAG ATTCAATTGGTATAGAGGACTATGTAAGCATATTCTCAGAATGGACTTCAAATAAGAGATGGAAAGACAGCCAAAAGTCTAAAGGAGAACACAGCTGGTTCATCTCATCCACCATCAACTTCTCAACCTGA
- the LOC100839887 gene encoding uncharacterized protein LOC100839887, giving the protein MGLSSAVSWWEEWQLRVLVLGSQSVQWLLFLSAPRRKSAISASFRVLIWLAYLGSDAVAIYALAALFNRHKKQEGSLANGESILEVVWAPVLLMHLGGQDCITAYSMEDNELWRRHVLTAVSQITVSIYVFCKSWQGDDKKLLQAAIMLFILGVIRCIEKPLALKSASINSLVSAKTYKDKKGSSGSSDTNSVKEYVDKVIALFQAEHPTNAQGER; this is encoded by the coding sequence ATGGGTCTCTCAAGCGCTGTGAGTTGGTGGGAGGAGTGGCAGCTGCGTGTTCTTGTCCTCGGCAGCCAATCTGTTCAGtggctcctcttcctctccgcaCCCCGTCGTAAGTCCGCCATCTCCGCTTCCTTCCGAGTTTTGATATGGCTGGCGTACCTAGGGAGCGACGCTGTTGCGATATATGCTCTCGCCGCCCTCTTCAATCGCCACAAGAAGCAGGAGGGGAGCCTGGCAAATGGTGAAAGCATCCTGGAGGTCGTATGGGCGCCTGTGCTCCTGATGCACCTCGGAGGACAGGACTGCATAACTGCGTACAGCATGGAAGACAACGAGCTGTGGAGGCGGCATGTCCTCACCGCTGTATCGCAGATCACGGTGTCCATCTACGTGTTTTGCAAATCATGGCAAGGCGACGACAAGAAGTTGTTGCAGGCAGCGATCATGCTCTTCATCCTTGGGGTCATCAGATGCATAGAGAAGCCACTGGCTCTGAAGAGCGCTAGCATTAATAGCCTGGTCAGTGCGAAGACATACAAGGACAAGAAGGGAAGCAGCGGCAGTAGTGATACCAACTCGGTTAAAGAATACGTGGACAAAGTAATAGCTCTTTTCCAGGCTGAACATCCTACCAATGCACAAGGGGAAAGGTGA
- the LOC106865717 gene encoding uncharacterized protein LOC106865717, with the protein MAIGDEKEMWDVIQGVWVEMLCFSASRCRGYLHAKSLGTGGELLTCVWLLWSHMEMETLAERMQGTDGVEFPGEDGEGTASASHQGNRFTSTGVSMASGIVEEDELIEEDG; encoded by the exons ATGGCTATAGGTGACGAGAAGGAGATGTGGGATGTGATCCAAGGCGTGTGGGTGGAGATGCTCTGCTTCTCTGCCAGCAGGTGCCGAGGGTACCTGCACGCCAAGAGTCTGGGTACCGGCGGGGAGTTGCTGACCTGTGTGTGGCTCTTGTGGTCGCACATGGAGATGGAAACCTTGGCGGAGAGGATGCAGGGAACGGACGGCGTGGAGTTTCCAGGTGAAGATGGAGAAGGAACTGCTAGCGCTTCTCATCAGGGAAATCGATTCACCAGCACCGGGGTTTCCATGGCCAGCGGCATCGTAGAAGAAGACGAG TTGATCGAAGAAGACGGCTAA